The Vitis vinifera cultivar Pinot Noir 40024 chromosome 12, ASM3070453v1 genome has a segment encoding these proteins:
- the LOC100266500 gene encoding uncharacterized protein LOC100266500 encodes MLGRSALSRTGSFRPENLGQNAMVMIGNLCFTLFVIGVLIFTIIAATYEPEDPLFHPSTKITTFLTSTSNATFKSDNSVVKTGEDFMRPNETAIAAFINITDVQNPTPDSTECEGGVDQPIDCSDPDVFHLMMRAAIEVFRDIHFYRFGKPVRGSNESTCDMAWRFRPKEGKTASFYKDYRRFVISKSENCTLSVLGIGDYHTGVNARKKKRNQKPGFQKQEPAATLPVVGEVVNDSLPVVESEGSFSQGKYLVYIGGGDRCKSMNHYLWSFLCALGEAQYLNRTLIMDLSLCLSSIYTKSNRDEEGKDFRLYFDFEHLKESASVLDQAQFWSDWNKWQKKDGLNLHLVEDFRITPMKLAEVKDALIMRKFGSVEPDNYWYRVCEGETESVVQRPWHLIWKSKRLMDIVSGIASRLNWDFDSVHVVRGEKARNRDLWPNLDTDTSPDALLSSLQEKIEDGRNLYIATNEPDTSFFDPLKDKYSTHFLDDYKDLWDEKSDWYTETTKLNNEAPVQFDGYMRISVDTEVFLRGKKQIETFNDLTSDCKDGINTCSTAAS; translated from the coding sequence ATGTTGGGGCGGTCCGCACTGTCGAGAACCGGCAGCTTCCGGCCGGAGAATTTGGGGCAGAATGCTATGGTAATGATTGGAAACCTGTGTTTTACTCTATTCGTAATCGGAGTTCTGATCTTCACCATCATTGCCGCCACATACGAGCCGGAGGATCCGCTGTTTCATCCGTCTACCAAGATCACCACCTTCCTCACTTCCACCTCCAATGCGACCTTTAAATCCGACAACTCCGTCGTCAAGACCGGCGAGGATTTCATGCGCCCCAACGAGACTGCCATCGCCGCTTTTATCAATATTACGGATGTGCAAAACCCTACCCCCGATTCCACTGAATGCGAGGGCGGTGTTGACCAGCCCATCGATTGCTCCGACCCTGACGTCTTCCATTTGATGATGAGGGCCGCCATTGAGGTGTTTAGGGACATTCATTTCTACCGCTTTGGGAAGCCTGTTCGCGGATCTAATGAGTCCACCTGTGATATGGCTTGGCGGTTCAGGCCTAAGGAGGggaaaacggcgtcgttttacAAAGATTATAGGAGGTTTGTCATCTCCAAGTCGGAGAATTGCACTTTGAGTGTTTTGGGGATTGGGGATTATCACACTGGAGTCAATGCGAGGAAGAAGAAGCGGAATCAGAAGCCGGGTTTTCAGAAGCAAGAGCCTGCTGCTACATTGCCGGTTGTTGGGGAAGTTGTGAACGATTCGCTCCCTGTAGTTGAATCCGAGGGTTCATTTAGTCAAGGGAAGTACTTGGTTTATATAGGAGGTGGAGATAGATGCAAGAGCATGAATCATTATCTCTGGAGTTTCTTGTGTGCGTTGGGCGAGGCTCAGTACTTGAACCGAACTCTGATCATGGATTTGTCCCTCTGTTTGTCTTCAATTTATACTAAATCGAACAGGGATGAGGAAGGGAAGGATTTCAGACTTTACTTTGATTTTGAGCATTTGAAAGAATCGGCATCTGTGCTGGATCAAGCTCAATTTTGGTCGGATTGGAATAAGTGGCAGAAGAAAGATGGGTTGAATCTTCATCTGGTGGAGGATTTTAGGATCACGCCTATGAAGCTTGCAGAGGTGAAGGATGCTTTGATTATGAGGAAGTTTGGGTCTGTTGAACCAGATAATTACTGGTATAGGGTGTGTGAGGGAGAGACTGAATCTGTGGTTCAGCGGCCGTGGCATCTGATATGGAAATCTAAACGGTTGATGGACATTGTTTCGGGGATTGCATCAAGGTTGAATTGGGATTTTGACTCTGTTCATGTTGTGAGAGGGGAGAAGGCGAGGAACAGGGACCTTTGGCCTAATCTTGACACAGATACTTCACCTGATGCACTCCTCTCATCCCTGCaggaaaaaattgaagatggGAGGAACCTATACATTGCGACGAATGAACCTGATACATCATTCTTTGATCCTTTGAAGGACAAGTATTCAACTCATTTTCTTGACGACTATAAGGATCTTTGGGATGAGAAGAGTGACTGGTATACAGAGACAACAAAGCTGAATAATGAAGCTCCTGTTCAATTTGATGGTTACATGAGAATTTCAGTTGATACGGAAGTGTTCTTGAGGGGGAAAAAGCAAATCGAGACTTTCAATGATCTCACTAGTGATTGCAAGGATGGTATTAATACCTGCAGCACTGCAGCAAGCTAA